ctccgtaaaaaatcaataaaatatatattttaaaaagttcaaataaataaaaactatagtgcctggctgggtggctcagttggttgcagcattgtcttatacaccaaaaggttgaggatttgatccctggttggggatcAAACACTCAACCTTTGATGAAATATCTGGAATTATGTTTGCTAACTGCCAATATTAGTTTCTTGGTGATGGAACTTGAGATTTTTTtctgtacaggaggcaacccattgatgtctctctctctctctctctctctgccctgcctcctttccactctctaaaaaggaaaaaaaaatcaatggaaaacatatccttgagtgaggattaacaacaacaacaaagggacATCACCAAGAAACCCCCGGGGAAGAGAGAAGGCCCTGCTATGACAGGAGCATATAAGGGGCACCAAGATTCAATTTCTTAAAATGGGTGGGAGCATACacatgttctatttttttaaaatatattttactggttttttacagagaggaagggttagggatagagagttagaaacatcgatgagaaagaaacatcagctgccttctgcactccccactgggtacgtgcccacaaccaaggtacatgcccttgaccggaatggaacctgggacccttgagtccgcaggccgatgctctatccactgagccaaaccagttagggccacatgttctatttaaaaaaaaacacaaaaaggggGAACACAAGAATACTGTAATCAATCTATACTATCTAaagttccattcttttttttcttaaaaaaatagccTGACATTGCCAAGTTTTCttaatattgtttttttgatGTTAGAGGGACCTTTTAGGAATATTTCTTATGGCAATCTATCAGTGACATGACATCCAGCAAATTTGTTtcacaacttttttttcttctaaaaaattattgaatcTATTAAATGATTGAAGGTATAGACTGAATGTTTTTCAGAAATTATGTTGAAACTTAATCCCAACTGTgatggtggggtttttttgtttgttttgttttaatgtttagAAACCACtgcattcttaaaaatatttttttattgatttcagagaagggagagggagagatagaaataccaatgatgagagaggatcattgattggctgcctcctacacaccccactgggaattgagcccgcaacccaggcatgtgccctcaacccaggtatgtgccctcaacccaggtatgtgcccttgctgacgctctacccactggccaaatcggctagggcacaATGCGATGGTATTCGGATGTCAGGATCTGGgggtgcttaggtcatgagggtggagtcaGTCCTCATGAGTAGAATTGTGTCCTTATAAAGAACCCCGAGagcgcccctgcccctgctgctaTGTGAGGATGGTGAGTAGATGGCCATCTATGAACCGGAAAGCACTCTCACCAGGCACCCAACCGGCCAGCACCTCTCTCTTGGACTCCCAGCTTCCAGAGCGgagagaataaatgtctgttcATCCGCCAGTCTATGGGGTGTTACAGCACCCAAGCTCAACAGGGTGTAAATATCCCCATTTTTATTAGACAATTTCTATCTGACTTTCTACCATCTTATAAATGCTGGAATTACGTTTGTTAACCGCCAATATTAGTTTCTTGGTGATGGGgcttgagatttttttctttttatagtgcTTAGAGATCTTCTGTAATAAACGTATGTCCTTTTTATAAAACAGCATTTCTTCCACAATTTAAGATCTGAATTAAATATAGCAAAATGTTATCTATTATCTGTAATTTGGGTGATAAATTAATAGATCTTGGCCATATCACTTTCTATTCTTTGAAATATGATTAAGCTTTAAAGAACGAAGGGACACAACATAAGTAAGCTGCCAGTTAGTTCCTAGTTGGGGCGCTTACAAGAGGCAACTagtctgtgtttctctctcccccatcctctctctctgaaatcaatacacatatcCTCAAAACCAGGAGAAAAAAAACTCTGTCCTAACATGTCACCTTTCATTGTAATTACATCTTTAAAGttattcaataaaggaaaaactgggggtgtgtggggggagacactacaaaaacatcctcaggtaaggattagaactaattaaataaattaatttaaaatatctcaccctagccctgactggtttggctcagtggatagagcgtcgacctgcggactgaagggtcccaggtttgatcccggtcaaggacatgtaccttggttgcgggcacatccccagtggggggtgtgcaggaggcagctgatcgatgtttctaactctctatcccactcctttcctctctgtaaaaaatcaataaaatatatttaaaaataaaatatctcaccctagctgatttggctcagtgggtagagtgttggcctgcggacttaagggtctcaggtttgattctagacaaggacacatgcccaggttgcgggattgatccccagcagggggcgtgcaggaggcggctgatcaatctctctctcatcactgatgtttctatctccctctcccttcctctttgaaatcaataaaaatatgtaaaataaaacatctcaaGTAAACCAGAAATAACTTGCAGACATTATAGAGAAAGCTGTTATCTACATAAAGGTGCTAATAAGAGAAATTATGCAATGGCCAACTGAAAACAGCAAATGAGCCCCCAATCCTTCAACTCCAGTTTTAAAGcatattacattatttataattttctcatTGTTGGTTCGAGGACAAAACAAAAACTGGTTAAAAGTGACTTgagaaacatataaaaaaataccaaaagaaaagctgcctcctggtggtcatgtTAAGCATGGGAGCTTTTCTTCTCctgtaccacatcttcttatACTTTTCCAAAcgatctctctatataaaaggctaacatgcaaagtgtccctgcaGGAGTTCAACCGTGAGACGTGTTCTATTGCTGGCTGTGATgtgggctgaccaccagggggtggcacggaacgaagggaggccctggccagcagctggaaagccccgatcagccctgatcaccagccaggcctaaggaccctacccgtgcaagaatttcatgcactgggcctctagtataatcatgAAAATAGGTTAaaaagccattatgttcaatatTGCTTTAATGTGGGACAAGTGCTCTATCTGTTTGATGACAGATCcagaacactgcctggcacatagtaggtatttgtTCAACAGGTGAAATGTACCACCTGCTCTCAtgttcctgcctccccacccaccctaccCCCCCATTAACAGGAAGCACCTGAAACACTAAATGGCAcagcagcccaggcaggaagcaggCGCCTGGGTATGCCTGCCTAGCAGTAAGCACTCGATACACACGCTTTTGGTCAAAATTAgtaaactttatttaaatttcaaaaaataatacacaGAAAGGCAGCTTTAGCTTTGTTCTTGAGGATCAGATGTAACGACCCAGAGCAGGCACTACCCCTAAGAAGTCAAAATACCCTTTACCCCCAATCAAGCCACAGGCAAGGAGGGATCCTCAATTTGGGAACAGACTTGGGTGGGAGGGGTAGGAAGAACACCAGTCAGGCGAGTGGGTTCAGAGACAGCACAAGTGGAGAACAAGACCAAAGCCCCACTGGAAACAGGACCAAAACTTCAATGGGGAACACAAGGAGCTATGTACAAAGGAGCCAGGCTGGCGGCTTGCACCCCACAAGGGAGGTGAGAGGACGCCCTTCGCCCTAGCCAGCCGCTGCGCCCTGCTCAGCCTCAGTTCTCCTCATCACTATCATCTGGGCTGATGGCTGGGCTGGTGAGACTATAGGTGGGGCTGGTGGGCGAGTAGCCAGGGGAAGTGGGCGAGTAGGTAGAGCCTTTCGGGGAGGTGGGCGAATAGGTGGGGCTGGTAGGCGAGTacttgggggaggtgggggagtagGTGGGGCTAGTAGGTGAGTActtgggggaggttggggtgtaGACTGGAGAGGTTGGTGAGTAAGTAGGAGACGTTGGTGAGTATTTCGGGGTGGTGGGCGAATAGGTGGGGCTGGTAGGAGAATACTTGGGAGAGGTGGGCGAATACTTCGGGCTGGTAGGCGAGTACTTGGGAGAGGTTGGGGTGTACTCTGGTGAGCTGGGACTGTAGGAAGGGCTGGTTGGGGTATACTTCGGTGAGGTAGGGCTGTAGCTGGGAGAACTGGGACTGTAGCTGGGCGAGCTTGGGGTATAGGTTGGAGACTGTGGTGTGTACCGTGGACTTGAAGGGGAGTAACTTGGTGAGGTCGGGGAGTAGCTGGGTGAAGTTGGAGAGTAGCTCGGAGAGGTTGGGCTGTAGTTAGGGCTTGTTGGTGTGTAGTTGGGACTAGTAGGTGAGTAGCTGGGTGATGTTGGGCTATAGCTGGGTGATGTCGGGGTGTAATTGGGACTGGTTGGAGAATAGTTAGGGCTGGTGGGTGAATAACTTGGGGAAGTGGGTGAGTAACTTGGTGATGTTGGAGAATAACTCGGAGAAGTCGGCGAGTAGCTAGGAGAGGTGGGAGAATAGCTGGGTGATGTTGGCGAGTAACTGGGAGAAGTTGGCGAGTAACTGGGAGAGGTTGGCGAGTAGCTGGGAGAGGTTGGCGAGTAGCTAGGTGATGTAGGCGAGTAGCTTGGGGAAGTTGGAGAATagctgggagaggtgggagaATAACTGGGAGAGGTCGGGGAGTAGCTGGGAGAAGTCGGGGAGTAGCTGGGAGAGGTCGGAGAGTAGCTGGGTGATGTGGGACTGTAGTTGGGACTGGTTGGAGAATAGGATGGAGAGGTAGGAGAGTAGGAGGGTGAAGTGGGAGAGTAAGAGGGACTCTGGGGTGTgtagcccccaggggagcggggcTCGTAGGCAGGCGACGTTGGTGAGTAGCTGGGAGACATGGCACCACCTGTAGGAAAGAAGCCGAGAGGAGTTAAGTGAGCCTAGCCCCAGAGGAAAGACCAGGGAGAAATGAACTTGGCCGTGAGACACGGACAGCTCACCTGGTGACGGGATGTACGGGCTTGAAGggcctggggagcctggggagccGGGGGTGGGAGACCAGGCAGGGGAGTAACCCGGGCTGAAGCCACTGGCATCTGAAGCAGCGCTGGGAGAGAAGCCGGCTGCCCCTGGAGTCATTCCACTCCCTGCGAGAGAGAAACGTGATGTTAAAACCAGAGCAGGAGCCTGTGCACAGTCGGCTCTCCATCTCAGGGCAAGTGGGAGAGCTGTCTGGGAGGCGTGAGGCAAGGGAAGTAACTCTGTCCGATTCAGGAGGAACGTCATACACCCACTGGCCTCAGCCCGCAAGTCATCTTTTCTGGCTTTACAGTAATGAAGTTAACATTACActtcaaaaaaaaccaaaaaccaaaaacagaGCTGGAGTCCAACACCCTCCCCAGAGCTCCGTGGCCTCCAGTGTTCCAATCTGGTGACCCTTTGCGAGCCCTCGATCCACCCAAAGAGCTCTCTCCCGGGTGGGGCCACTCACCAACACTGGGGGACCAGGCGCCGTAGGCTGGGGTTGCGCCCTGGTTCCAGGGCGTCATGGCTGGAGAAATGCCTCCCATGGGACTGGGTGCTGAGCCGAAGAACATGCCGGTGGCTGCAGAAGGAACACAGCGACTCTGAGTAACAGCCACCCTCCCGTCCGGGGCCTGCCTCCCCTTCAAAGGCCCAGCCGAGTTCTGGGCAGCTGAGACCCTCATACTCACGTCCGGCAGCCCCCAAGCCGGGGATGTTGGTGGGGATCTCCATGCCGTACTTGCACTTCTCTGCATCGAGGAGGAGGTCGAAACAGCCAGTGCCGGCGGGAGCCAGCTGGCCCAGCATGATGTTCTCAGACACCCCCTTCATGGGGTCGCTCTCTCCGTGCGCAGCTGCTTCCATCAGCACATCCACCTGAGCAGCCAGAAGAGGGCCAGGCCCCATCAGACCCTCCACGCAGTACCCAGGGCCGCTCACCACCGCATGgcgcacccccccccaccccccactcccgccaGGGAGGACAGCACCAGTGCCCAgcactcccccctcccaccccacccagcacTTCTGCCATTACCGTTTCCTCGAAGGAGCATTTCATGAGAGGGCCAGTATCTTGGCGGTTGACTCCGTGTCGCGTGATGGCCATCAAGTGGCCACGACAGGTCATGGTATCACACAAGAGAGCCAAGTGCCGGTAATTAACGTAGGAGCCATCAAAGGAGATGACATGGTACAGCTCCCGCTCCAGGGCCTTCCGCACGGCTTCAATACCCAGCACctggagtgggggttggggggaaggtcAGGGCGGAGTAGCTCTGCTCGCAGCTCCGACCATCACACAGATCCAGAGGGGCAGCCAGTGAAGCCCAGAGTCGAAAGGGGGTGCAGGCTAAAGACACTGACCACGGACACCCCGAGAGTGGAAAACACAGAATGCGTCTGTTGCCAAGAGCCCCAGGGACGGGGTCTTGAGCCGGAGACGCAGGACGGACTGCGGGCACGGGGCCGCAGGCTCACCGTGAAGATCTCCACGATGTCATTGGACGTGGTGCGCACGGGGTCCACGTCCTTCTCACTCAGCACCCGCATCAGGCTCACACCGTCTGTCTCCAGGATCCACTCCTGCAGGGCCTTGAACTCCCCGTCCTCGGTGATAATGATCTTCTTCTTATTGTCTGTCTGTGGCAGGTGCATGTACACCTGGAGGGGCACAGAGTGGGTTCAGGTgggtggggccgggggtgggagggagaggggtgggaggtggaaggCTGCTGGGGAGGGAGTGGCAGACCTTGCTGATCTGCTCGATACCCTGCAGGGTCATATCTGTCAGCATGTTGGACTCAATGCAGCGCAGAAAAACATCGTCATCCATCTTGTCCACCACCTCTTCCTCCTGCAACGAGAGTGAGGTGAGCTCCCGGAATCCGGTCTCTTCCCAGGCTCCCCACAAATTCTAGACTCCTCAGGGACCTAACCGCCAAGTCAGGCCCAGACTCTACCCCTTCAGTTGCAGTGAGGTTATCTGTTCTCCAACAGTTCCACAGTAGGTTctgacttttcatttttaaagcacCAGGCAGGCACCCACACCTGCCGAACAGGGAGCTACGCCCAAGAGTGAAGCCGTTAGTCAAACACTTTCTTGGGTCTTGTTGCGCCTGCTCTCACACCACTCTTCCTAGGGCACAGCAACTCCTACCGTCCAACCTGCCCCAACTCTACCCCTGCCCGCATGCCGGAGCTTCGGGGAGGAGAGCGCCAATGACAGGGCTACCCCACTCCAACGCTCCCTGCTCTAGCTATATGACCACTACAGATTTCAAAGACTTTTGATGCTAGAAGTTTTGAAAATCTTTGCTAACCACGATTACCCATTCCTACGTTAGGTGGTGTGACTGGCACCTCAATGCTGCTTTCACTGTAACTTCTTGGTCATGAACAAGATCTAATGGCTTCTTAGATCTGACATAACAAGTTCCTCCTGGCTCCCACTTACCTCCTGCATCTTGTTTTCATCACTGTTCATGATGCGGATACGGAGGACCAGCTTCTCCGCGTTATCGTCGTTAAAGATGCAATTCAAGTCATCGCCAAAACCTGGGGGGAGGAGTCACGAGAGGTCACACCTATTGGACTTGCTTCCGTCGCTGTTCACCTGCAGCTCTCTCCTTACAGGGCGCTCTtttggctccccacccccacccccttataGAACCCTTTGGAAAGAGGGGAAACACTGAGAAGGAAAAGGGGATGGAGAGGGGACCTGGAGGAGAGATGCCGTGGAGACCAGAGTGCAGTGACACGACAGAAGGGGATCCCAGGCTCAACTGAGCTGGGCTGGCCCTCCCAGCCTTACCAGCATTGATCTTTTCAGCAATCTGCTCCATGGTCAGCTTCCGGTCAGTCATGTGCTTCCGGTCCAGCTCCACCCGCAGAAGCCAGGGGGAGATTCGGGCCACATCAAAGTCAGGCATCTCATAGTAGACATTCACCCATTCCTGATCCTCTGCCACAACCGTGCTCTGAGGGTTGGGGTCATAGTAGATGGCTGTGTTGGCGGTCACCTTCCTCAACGTCGTATGTTCCAGGCGGCACAGAATGtcctgggaaggaggaaggatcCGTGACACAGTGTTTGGGTAGCTCCACAGGCCTCTTCAAACCCCCGTAGAGAGAATCCCAAACTTTCTATTCAAGAGAAAGAgttcccctccctttccccggcCAGGAAGCCCACCCCCAGGTCCTACCTTGGCTCTCTCAGCATCTCGCGCAGACTGGCCCAGCAGGAAGACCGTGAGTGAGGGGGTCTTTGGCTTCTTGGAAATGTTGATGAGCTCCTTAAGTCGGGGCACACCCAGTGTCACATTCTTGGCTGACACACCAGCGTAGTGAAAGGTGTTCAAGGtcatctgggttgcaggttctccaAGGGACTGTGCAGCCAGAGCTCCCACCATCTCCCCAGGATGGGCCTGGAGTAAGCAGAGCGAGATCAGAAAAGCCCTCCCTTTTGGTGAATGAAAGCGAGGTGCAGTCAGGGCTGAAACTatcttctcttcttaaaggacatgGGACAGAGGCATTTGGAAAAGGCAGAGATTTGAAAAGGTGCCATACCATCTAAATCCCAAATCTCTAAAGTATGCTAAATTTACAGGGTAAATATTCATTTGGCAACAGTCTTCTAAATAAGGTGCTCCCCAATGtattaattgagatataatcatatttgataaaatataacCTTTTAATTGCAGTCATACAGTATACAGTCTTTTTAGATGGGGTTCTTTCACTTAGTTGTTACGGATTTAAGGTTCATTACTGCCTTTTTATGGCTTGATAGCCTATCACTTTTTATCATGaaataatattcccttgtatGGCCATACCaatttgttttatccattcattaatggaagaacatttaaataagtcttctttaatttctttcagccaTGTTTTGTAGTATTTCCTagtgaattttaattatttagtttATAAAACTAGATTTAGATCACATGAATTCTAAAGCATGCCTATAATCATAATGCTTCTCTCCTTCAATTAACCTGTAAAGTCCTTAGAGAGAGTGATGGTATATTCCAGTACCTATAAATCTCTTCTCTGCTTACTGCAATTCCCTACCTCCATCTAACTTAGAATTCTGCACTCTGGAAACATTTTAATAGATAACAATAGTACCATTTCATATCCCAGTCATGCCACTTATTTCCTGTATGACCATCGTATAAATACAGTCACACACTCTCCAAGGCTCAGTTTTTATCTCTACAACATGGGACTAACAGCCCCCTCCTACTAGGGTCGTCCTAGGACCCTCAGGAATAAAGGTAGAAAGCCTCAAACACAGGACTTGGCGCACAGCAGACTCACAATGAATGAGAGTTATTGTTAGGTGTCTGTGGGCAGAAGTGGGCTGTTCTCCAAAGCCCAGAGAGatcaaaggagaaaaacaagGCTGAGGTGAGATAATACTCACAATGGCTTGGTTGAACTTGGACTCAATCTCTCCAAGCAGCCAGTCGAAGGCCTCTCCACTGAGCCGAAATTCCTCAGCCATGCGGCGGGAGCACAGCGTGGATCGAAGGTGAATGTTGAAGAGCAGTGTGGCGTTTTCCTGGGCCTGCCGGCTCAGTGGGTCATCCCCATTCACAATCACCAGCTTCTTGCTCAAGTCTTTGACTCCTGGGGACCAAATGAGAGATGAAGAGTTTGCAGACCATGGTCCAGCAAATTCTTGACGGCTATTCCTGCCTGGAGGCCTCAGAGCAGGTACTCACCCTCTACCACCTTGATGGGGTGCAGGTCCGAGGGAAGGCGAGGGTTGATATGGAAGATTTTCTGAGCGTTCCAGATCATGCGCAGCAGGTTACAGGGGAGGACAACCTGAGGCAGCGAAGGGAGGAAGGGTCACAGGTTggggacagccacacaggggacACCCTTCTCCAGCGCAGCCCTGCCTGTCCACACGCACCTTGCTGTCCCCAGTTGGGAAGATGACCCTGAGCACCTCCCGATCCTCACGCATCCTTTCAAATTCTCGCTCCAGCTCGTTCTGAATGTGCGCGTTGCTCAGCACATCCTTCACCAGATCCTCCTGCAGAGTACGCCGCAGGGCCCTCTCATTGGTGTAATCGAAGCGGAACCTGCAGGTGACAGGGCGTGGTGTCTAGGACCAGGCGGGCTCTGGGGCCTGATCTCTGCAAAGGAGCCCTGTGAGGCTCCCAGAGGTGCGCGTTCTTCAGGAACAGAGCTTTGGGACAAGAGTCCTGGGCAGGGAAACGTAA
The genomic region above belongs to Myotis daubentonii chromosome 16, mMyoDau2.1, whole genome shotgun sequence and contains:
- the POLR2A gene encoding DNA-directed RNA polymerase II subunit RPB1, yielding MHGGGPPSGDSACPLRTIKRVQFGVLSPDELKRMSVTEGGIKYPETTEGGRPKLGGLMDPRQGVIERTGRCQTCAGNMTECPGHFGHIELAKPVFHVGFLVKTMKVLRCVCFFCSKLLVDSNNPKIKDILAKSKGQPKKRLTHVYDLCKGKNICEGGEEMDNKFGVEQPEGDEDLTKEKGHGGCGRYQPRIRRSGLELYAEWKHVNEDSQEKKILLSPERVHEIFKRISDEECFVLGMEPRYARPEWMIVTVLPVPPLSVRPAVVMQGSARNQDDLTHKLADIVKINNQLRRNEQNGAAAHVIAEDVKLLQFHVATMVDNELPGLPRAMQKSGRPLKSLKQRLKGKEGRVRGNLMGKRVDFSARTVITPDPNLSIDQVGVPRSIAANMTFAEIVTPFNIDRLQELVRRGNSQYPGAKYIIRDNGDRIDLRFHPKPSDLHLQTGYKVERHMCDGDIVIFNRQPTLHKMSMMGHRVRILPWSTFRLNLSVTTPYNADFDGDEMNLHLPQSLETRAEIQELAMVPRMIVTPQSNRPVMGIVQDTLTAVRKFTKRDVFLERGEVMNLLMFLSTWDGKVPQPAILKPRPLWTGKQIFSLIIPGHINCIRTHSTHPDDEDSGPYKHISPGDTKVVVENGELIMGILCKKSLGTSAGSLVHISYLEMGHDITRLFYSNIQTVINNWLLIEGHTIGIGDSIADSKTYQDIQNTIKKAKQDVIEVIEKAHNNELEPTPGNTLRQTFENQVNRILNDARDKTGSSAQKSLSEYNNFKSMVVSGAKGSKINISQVIAVVGQQNVEGKRIPFGFKHRTLPHFIKDDYGPESRGFVENSYLAGLTPTEFFFHAMGGREGLIDTAVKTAETGYIQRRLIKSMESVMVKYDATVRNSINQVVQLRYGEDGLAGESVEFQNLATLKPSNKAFEKKFRFDYTNERALRRTLQEDLVKDVLSNAHIQNELEREFERMREDREVLRVIFPTGDSKVVLPCNLLRMIWNAQKIFHINPRLPSDLHPIKVVEGVKDLSKKLVIVNGDDPLSRQAQENATLLFNIHLRSTLCSRRMAEEFRLSGEAFDWLLGEIESKFNQAIAHPGEMVGALAAQSLGEPATQMTLNTFHYAGVSAKNVTLGVPRLKELINISKKPKTPSLTVFLLGQSARDAERAKDILCRLEHTTLRKVTANTAIYYDPNPQSTVVAEDQEWVNVYYEMPDFDVARISPWLLRVELDRKHMTDRKLTMEQIAEKINAGFGDDLNCIFNDDNAEKLVLRIRIMNSDENKMQEEEEVVDKMDDDVFLRCIESNMLTDMTLQGIEQISKVYMHLPQTDNKKKIIITEDGEFKALQEWILETDGVSLMRVLSEKDVDPVRTTSNDIVEIFTVLGIEAVRKALERELYHVISFDGSYVNYRHLALLCDTMTCRGHLMAITRHGVNRQDTGPLMKCSFEETVDVLMEAAAHGESDPMKGVSENIMLGQLAPAGTGCFDLLLDAEKCKYGMEIPTNIPGLGAAGPTGMFFGSAPSPMGGISPAMTPWNQGATPAYGAWSPSVGSGMTPGAAGFSPSAASDASGFSPGYSPAWSPTPGSPGSPGPSSPYIPSPGGAMSPSYSPTSPAYEPRSPGGYTPQSPSYSPTSPSYSPTSPSYSPTSPNYSPTSPSYSPTSPSYSPTSPSYSPTSPSYSPTSPSYSPTSPSYSPTSPSYSPTSPSYSPTSPSYSPTSPSYSPTSPSYSPTSPSYSPTSPSYSPTSPSYSPTSPSYSPTSPNYSPTSPNYTPTSPSYSPTSPSYSPTSPNYTPTSPNYSPTSPSYSPTSPSYSPTSPSYSPSSPRYTPQSPTYTPSSPSYSPSSPSYSPTSPKYTPTSPSYSPSSPEYTPTSPKYSPTSPKYSPTSPKYSPTSPTYSPTTPKYSPTSPTYSPTSPVYTPTSPKYSPTSPTYSPTSPKYSPTSPTYSPTSPKGSTYSPTSPGYSPTSPTYSLTSPAISPDDSDEEN